A genomic region of Dethiosulfovibrio faecalis contains the following coding sequences:
- a CDS encoding PHP-associated domain-containing protein — MIIDTHLHTMEGSPDSHLPLERAVARAKELSMNGICITDHDTLKLAPMAEELSDRYDFLILVGAEILTYEGDLLVYGLDRLPEEKMHAPDLAKLVSSLGGASAAAHPFRDNGRGMGEVMRLCPHMHGVETFNGSTKPHHNEMALETALDMSSSMLGGSDSHWEDRIGLFATRFHRPVRSMADLVNALKEGAISPVRYDKDSSSWVHPEAYLRSVAAPVEQPTL, encoded by the coding sequence ATGATAATAGATACCCACCTGCACACCATGGAGGGATCGCCGGACAGCCATCTGCCTCTGGAAAGAGCGGTCGCCCGAGCGAAGGAACTTTCCATGAACGGAATCTGTATCACAGATCACGACACACTCAAACTGGCCCCTATGGCCGAAGAACTGTCCGATAGATACGACTTTCTCATCTTGGTGGGAGCGGAGATACTTACCTACGAGGGAGACCTGCTCGTATACGGCCTGGACCGGCTCCCGGAGGAAAAGATGCACGCTCCGGATCTGGCCAAACTGGTCTCCTCGCTCGGAGGAGCCAGCGCGGCGGCCCATCCCTTCAGAGACAACGGCCGAGGGATGGGAGAGGTGATGCGACTCTGCCCCCATATGCACGGGGTGGAGACCTTTAACGGCAGCACCAAGCCCCACCACAACGAGATGGCTCTGGAAACCGCTCTAGATATGAGCAGCTCGATGCTGGGCGGCAGCGATTCCCACTGGGAGGACCGCATAGGCCTTTTCGCCACCCGGTTCCATCGGCCTGTACGGTCCATGGCAGATCTGGTTAACGCCTTGAAGGAAGGAGCCATATCTCCGGTCCGTTACGACAAAGACTCCTCCTCCTGGGTCCATCCCGAGGCCTATCTGCGATCCGTCGCGGCCCCGGTGGAACAGCCAACCCTCTGA
- the glgB gene encoding 1,4-alpha-glucan branching protein GlgB: MAGSRLSDYDVFLFRQGRHYRLYKHLGSFPEEGGTRFALWAPNAREVSVLCDSNGWTPGIAPLYSRGDGSGIWEGTVSGVSIGDLYKYGIKTGAGEWLQKGDPMAHRWETPPRSASMVWNVDHEWTDREWMESRGKRLPLDGPWSIYEVHLGSWRRRDGSFLSYREIAPMLADHVSQAGFTAVEFLPVMEHPFYGSWGYQVLGYFAPSGRYGSPEDFMYLVDYLHSRGIAVILDWVPSHFPSDAHGLARFDGTALYEHPDSRRGYHPQWTSCIFDYGRHEVRSFLISSAAFWLDMYHADGLRVDGVASMLYLDYCRERGEWEPNRYGGRENLEAVSFLRELNSEISRSFPDVVTVAEESTDWPRVTGPAHLGGLGFSMKWDMGWMHDTLSYFSRDPIHRPWHHEEITFGLWYAFSERFVLPVSHDEVVYGKRSLLSKMPGDQWRKKANLRLLLALMFVHPGKKLLFMGCEIGQWREWDHEVELDWALLDDPSHRGILRLVSDLNRLYREEDALHRDFDPDGFRWIDCSDRGQSVFAMMRPSGPRPVVGIFNCTPIPRTGYRIGLPSGGCWRELCNTDSNDYGGTGVGNLGGVSAEEVACHGLSFSVEMVLPPLGAIILAPEASLSDGRE, encoded by the coding sequence ATGGCCGGTTCACGGTTAAGCGATTACGACGTTTTTCTCTTCCGGCAGGGACGGCATTATCGTCTTTACAAACATCTCGGTTCTTTTCCCGAGGAAGGCGGTACCCGCTTTGCCCTCTGGGCTCCTAACGCCAGGGAAGTCTCGGTTCTGTGCGATTCCAACGGTTGGACTCCCGGAATCGCCCCCCTGTATTCCAGGGGGGATGGCAGCGGTATCTGGGAGGGAACCGTCTCTGGGGTCTCCATCGGTGATCTATATAAATACGGTATAAAGACCGGGGCCGGCGAGTGGCTTCAGAAAGGGGATCCTATGGCCCACCGCTGGGAGACTCCCCCAAGGAGCGCCTCCATGGTATGGAACGTCGATCACGAGTGGACCGACCGGGAATGGATGGAGAGCAGAGGAAAGCGGCTTCCCCTGGACGGCCCCTGGTCGATCTACGAGGTCCATCTGGGGTCGTGGAGGAGGCGGGACGGATCCTTTCTGTCCTACCGGGAGATTGCCCCTATGTTGGCCGATCACGTCTCTCAGGCGGGGTTTACTGCGGTGGAGTTTCTTCCGGTTATGGAGCATCCTTTCTACGGTTCCTGGGGATATCAAGTGTTGGGCTATTTCGCTCCCTCCGGGAGATACGGTTCTCCTGAGGACTTCATGTATCTCGTCGATTATCTCCACAGCCGGGGGATCGCCGTCATCCTGGACTGGGTTCCCTCTCATTTTCCCTCCGACGCCCACGGTCTGGCCCGTTTCGACGGAACCGCTCTGTACGAGCATCCCGATTCCAGGAGGGGATATCATCCTCAGTGGACGAGCTGCATTTTCGATTACGGAAGACACGAGGTTCGTTCGTTTCTGATAAGCAGCGCCGCGTTTTGGCTGGATATGTATCACGCCGACGGACTGAGGGTGGACGGAGTGGCCTCCATGCTTTATCTGGACTACTGTAGAGAGAGAGGGGAGTGGGAGCCCAACCGGTACGGAGGAAGGGAGAACCTTGAGGCGGTATCCTTTCTCCGGGAGCTGAACTCCGAGATATCCAGGAGCTTTCCCGATGTCGTCACGGTAGCGGAGGAGTCCACCGACTGGCCCAGGGTGACCGGTCCCGCTCATCTGGGCGGCCTGGGGTTTTCCATGAAGTGGGATATGGGGTGGATGCACGATACCCTGTCCTACTTCTCCCGAGATCCGATCCATAGGCCCTGGCACCACGAGGAGATAACCTTCGGCCTCTGGTACGCTTTTTCCGAGAGATTCGTCCTCCCTGTATCTCACGACGAGGTGGTCTACGGTAAAAGATCGCTTCTGTCCAAGATGCCCGGGGATCAATGGAGGAAGAAGGCCAATCTCAGGCTTCTGCTCGCCCTGATGTTCGTTCACCCGGGAAAGAAGCTGCTTTTCATGGGCTGCGAGATCGGTCAGTGGCGTGAATGGGACCACGAGGTGGAGCTGGACTGGGCCCTTCTGGACGATCCGAGTCACAGAGGAATTCTTCGTCTGGTGTCGGATCTCAACCGTCTCTACCGGGAGGAGGACGCGCTTCACAGGGATTTCGATCCCGACGGTTTCAGATGGATAGACTGTTCCGACAGAGGGCAGAGCGTCTTCGCAATGATGAGGCCCTCCGGTCCCAGGCCGGTGGTGGGAATCTTCAACTGTACGCCTATTCCAAGGACGGGCTACAGGATAGGCTTGCCCTCCGGAGGCTGTTGGCGGGAGCTGTGCAACACCGATTCGAACGATTACGGAGGAACCGGCGTCGGGAATCTGGGGGGGGTATCGGCCGAGGAGGTCGCCTGTCACGGCCTGAGTTTCTCTGTGGAGATGGTTCTACCGCCGCTTGGGGCGATCATACTGGCGCCTGAGGCGAGTTTGTCCGACGGGAGGGAGTAG
- a CDS encoding histidinol-phosphatase HisJ family protein encodes MLRSDYHVHTSFSGDCDEPLDRVLQRACDLGLKEIAVTDHMDLDFPSEAVNFDLDVPSYLETLGWCRARWADRIKLRIGLEVGLDISKKGRVAPILEKSDWDFVIGSLHCVDGKSMGEEGFFEGKTRDDAHGRYFEAMLDSVRAFSGISVVGHMDFVRRYGAGTYGDRHSVIDRELHKDRIDEILQELVKRGIGLELNTSGLRYGLDAFHPGEWILRRYRELGGEIITVGSDAHRLKDIAADFFLAEGLLEALGFRYTCSFQGRTPRFYSLAA; translated from the coding sequence ATGCTCAGGTCGGACTATCACGTACATACGTCTTTTTCCGGTGACTGCGACGAGCCGTTGGACCGGGTCTTGCAGAGAGCCTGCGATCTCGGATTGAAGGAGATAGCCGTGACGGACCATATGGATCTCGATTTCCCCAGCGAGGCGGTTAACTTCGATTTGGACGTTCCGTCCTATCTGGAGACCCTCGGTTGGTGTCGGGCCCGGTGGGCCGACAGGATAAAGCTCAGGATCGGTCTGGAGGTCGGTTTGGATATCTCGAAAAAGGGCAGAGTAGCTCCGATTCTGGAGAAAAGCGACTGGGATTTCGTTATAGGATCCCTTCATTGCGTGGACGGAAAGAGCATGGGAGAGGAAGGTTTTTTCGAGGGTAAGACCAGAGACGATGCCCACGGGAGGTACTTCGAGGCTATGTTGGATAGCGTCAGGGCCTTTTCCGGTATCTCCGTCGTGGGGCACATGGATTTCGTGAGGCGCTATGGAGCAGGCACCTATGGCGACAGGCACAGCGTGATCGACCGTGAGCTTCACAAGGATAGGATAGACGAGATCCTTCAGGAACTGGTCAAAAGGGGTATCGGTCTGGAGCTCAACACCTCCGGTCTTCGCTACGGCCTCGATGCCTTTCATCCCGGAGAGTGGATACTGCGTCGCTACAGAGAGCTCGGAGGAGAGATTATAACCGTGGGCTCCGATGCCCACAGGCTCAAGGACATCGCCGCCGATTTCTTCCTCGCGGAAGGGCTGCTGGAGGCCCTCGGTTTTCGCTATACCTGTAGCTTCCAGGGAAGGACCCCACGGTTCTACTCCCTGGCCGCCTGA
- a CDS encoding glycogen synthase, with protein MTGKKLSVLHVAPEAAPLAKVGGLADVTGSLPTALRSLEVDARLLIPAWGDMENRLESSGVEIHETEGSVEIPLGNRLYRGKLLLCHINGVPTYLLRQEELYKGPIYPEKLEEGTALPFAFLSYAGLTLPALTGWSPDIYHCHDWTTAFLPIALRWHSWFKGQRTTRRSVFTVHNLAHQGLLDKTAVEPLRLPWEAFNIDGMEYFDRVNLLKGAINGADHITTVSPTYAEEIQTHWGGHDLDGVLRNRRGRLSGILNGLDDGAWNPETDKSLPVPYSADDLSGKKKAKTLLEKETGLTGKGPIAAMVSRLVEQKGLDILLPALGKMADMGLRIVVIGNGESRYENRLTQLENHYCGRIKFVKGYHETLGRLAYGGSDIYLMPSRFEPCGLSQLIALRYGSVPVVRRVGGLADTVYENEEGIGFVFDRYDSSELLNAVGRAMNDMKDEKNWQAMVKRGMKKDFSWKTSAPDYREIYRSIL; from the coding sequence GTGACGGGAAAAAAACTATCGGTACTCCACGTAGCCCCCGAGGCGGCCCCTCTGGCCAAGGTGGGCGGCCTGGCCGACGTAACCGGCTCCCTTCCGACGGCGCTCAGGTCGCTGGAAGTGGACGCCAGGCTGCTCATACCGGCTTGGGGAGACATGGAAAATCGACTTGAGAGCTCGGGAGTAGAGATCCACGAGACGGAAGGCTCGGTGGAAATTCCTCTGGGAAACCGGCTCTATCGGGGCAAACTCCTACTGTGCCACATAAACGGCGTCCCTACCTATCTCCTTCGCCAGGAGGAACTCTACAAAGGCCCCATATATCCGGAAAAGCTGGAGGAAGGCACGGCGCTGCCCTTCGCCTTCCTCAGCTATGCCGGACTGACCCTTCCGGCTCTGACCGGCTGGTCTCCCGACATCTATCACTGCCACGACTGGACGACGGCCTTTTTGCCCATAGCCCTCAGGTGGCACAGCTGGTTCAAGGGACAGAGGACTACCAGAAGATCTGTATTCACCGTCCACAACCTGGCCCATCAGGGATTGCTGGACAAAACGGCGGTCGAACCCCTTCGGCTGCCCTGGGAGGCCTTCAACATCGACGGAATGGAATACTTCGACAGGGTCAACCTACTCAAGGGAGCCATAAACGGCGCCGACCACATAACCACCGTCAGCCCCACCTACGCCGAGGAAATTCAGACCCATTGGGGAGGACACGACCTGGACGGAGTGCTTAGAAACCGTCGAGGTCGACTGTCAGGGATCCTAAACGGCCTGGACGACGGGGCATGGAACCCCGAGACGGACAAAAGCCTTCCAGTTCCCTACTCGGCGGACGACCTATCCGGCAAGAAAAAAGCCAAGACCCTGCTGGAAAAGGAGACGGGGCTGACCGGAAAAGGCCCCATAGCCGCCATGGTCAGCCGATTGGTCGAACAGAAGGGACTGGACATACTTCTGCCGGCGCTGGGGAAGATGGCCGACATGGGACTGAGAATAGTCGTGATAGGAAACGGGGAAAGCCGCTACGAGAACCGGCTTACCCAACTGGAAAACCACTACTGTGGCAGAATAAAATTCGTAAAAGGCTACCACGAAACCCTGGGAAGACTCGCCTATGGAGGATCGGACATATACCTGATGCCCTCGCGGTTCGAGCCCTGCGGACTATCCCAACTCATAGCCCTGAGATACGGCTCCGTCCCGGTGGTACGAAGGGTCGGAGGTCTTGCCGACACCGTCTACGAAAACGAAGAGGGCATCGGATTCGTCTTCGACCGATACGACAGCTCGGAACTTCTGAACGCCGTAGGACGGGCCATGAACGACATGAAAGACGAAAAGAACTGGCAAGCAATGGTGAAAAGGGGAATGAAAAAGGATTTTTCGTGGAAGACATCCGCTCCCGACTATAGGGAAATTTACAGAAGTATATTATGA
- the glgP gene encoding alpha-glucan family phosphorylase translates to MIRMLMQAHRQSELSKSLRMLLEQEASFRKVAYCSMEVAIKPSIPTYSGGLGVLAGDILKSAADMGVPMVGITMLYRNGYFRQSFDEKGWQKESPVIWNPSTELVPLPNTVTVKLRGRDIKIRAWVYDIHGLSGYTVPVYFLDTDVEGNHADDRRLSWDLYGGDQTYRLCQEMILGVGGLRMLRDLGYSGIETYHLNEGHAGFLTLELMREQGYFDPDKIKKQVIFTTHTPVPAGHDVFPFGLVERTLPQNFVATLKQMLPASQGVSMTELGYTFSRYVNAVSKRHAEVSRKMFDSGNVDSVTNGVHPGTWVSPSMKKLFDSHIPGWENGPGRLVQALNLPSDILWRTHQADKTRLIATILEMTGRSLDPDVLTIGFARRAAQYKRADLIFSDVQRLLEATSGKLQIVFSGKAHPKDDGGKALLQRIQQIIHDIDGALSVVFLENYNMELASHLVQGVDLWLNNPTRPHEASGTSGMKCALNGIMSLSVLDGWWIEGWVEGATGWSIGPEPSEADLLGYDGNLDAVDLYKKLEQEVIPTYYDDRERWISMMRRAIALNGSYFNTHRVVKEYCEKAYEINFRGM, encoded by the coding sequence ATGATCCGGATGCTTATGCAGGCTCACAGACAAAGCGAACTTAGCAAGTCCCTTAGAATGCTTCTCGAACAAGAAGCTTCTTTCCGAAAAGTGGCCTACTGCTCCATGGAGGTCGCCATAAAACCCTCTATACCGACCTACTCCGGCGGCCTGGGAGTACTGGCGGGAGACATACTCAAAAGCGCCGCCGACATGGGAGTTCCCATGGTGGGGATAACCATGCTCTACAGAAACGGCTACTTCCGTCAGAGCTTCGACGAAAAAGGCTGGCAAAAGGAATCGCCGGTGATATGGAACCCGTCAACCGAGCTGGTCCCCCTTCCCAACACCGTCACGGTAAAGCTGAGAGGAAGAGACATAAAGATAAGGGCTTGGGTGTACGACATACACGGACTCTCGGGATACACCGTCCCGGTCTACTTCCTGGACACGGACGTGGAGGGCAATCACGCCGACGACCGCCGTCTATCCTGGGACCTCTACGGCGGAGACCAGACATATCGGCTCTGCCAGGAGATGATACTCGGAGTCGGAGGTCTGAGAATGCTCCGAGACCTGGGCTACTCCGGCATAGAGACCTACCACCTGAACGAGGGACACGCCGGATTTTTGACCCTGGAGCTTATGAGAGAACAGGGATACTTCGACCCGGATAAGATAAAGAAACAGGTCATATTCACCACCCACACCCCCGTCCCGGCGGGACACGACGTATTCCCCTTCGGTCTGGTCGAGAGGACCCTACCTCAGAACTTCGTGGCGACCCTTAAACAGATGCTCCCGGCTTCTCAGGGAGTCTCCATGACCGAGCTGGGCTACACGTTCAGTCGATACGTCAACGCCGTCTCGAAAAGACACGCCGAGGTATCTAGAAAGATGTTCGACTCCGGGAACGTGGACTCGGTAACCAACGGGGTCCACCCCGGAACCTGGGTAAGCCCCAGCATGAAGAAACTCTTCGACTCCCACATCCCGGGATGGGAAAACGGCCCGGGAAGACTGGTCCAAGCTCTGAACCTTCCAAGCGACATACTCTGGAGAACCCACCAGGCGGACAAAACCAGACTGATCGCCACCATACTGGAGATGACCGGACGGTCCCTGGACCCGGACGTACTGACCATAGGTTTCGCCAGACGGGCGGCGCAGTACAAACGGGCGGACCTAATCTTCTCCGACGTTCAGAGGCTACTGGAGGCGACCTCGGGCAAGCTTCAGATAGTCTTTTCCGGCAAAGCCCATCCTAAAGACGACGGGGGGAAAGCTCTGCTCCAGAGGATACAGCAGATCATCCACGACATAGACGGAGCCCTGAGCGTGGTATTTCTGGAAAACTACAACATGGAGCTTGCCTCCCATCTGGTACAGGGAGTGGACCTCTGGCTCAACAACCCCACCAGACCCCACGAGGCATCCGGCACCAGCGGCATGAAATGCGCCCTCAACGGCATAATGAGCCTGTCCGTTCTGGACGGCTGGTGGATAGAGGGCTGGGTGGAAGGAGCAACCGGATGGTCCATAGGGCCTGAACCCAGCGAAGCGGACCTGCTCGGATACGACGGAAACCTGGACGCAGTGGACCTGTACAAAAAACTAGAGCAGGAGGTAATACCGACCTACTACGACGACAGAGAACGATGGATAAGCATGATGCGTCGGGCCATAGCCCTGAACGGAAGCTACTTCAACACCCACAGGGTGGTAAAAGAATACTGTGAAAAAGCCTACGAGATAAACTTCAGGGGAATGTAG
- a CDS encoding DUF3536 domain-containing protein — protein sequence MSRYVCIHGHFYQPPRENPWTGVVERQETASPWHDWNERIADQCYGPCGAARLLDEEGRIFATRNCYGSMSFNVGPTLLGWLEDRRPWIYRSILEADRIGIERFEGHGPAIAQVYGHAILPLASERDRRTQVVWGISDFVRRFRRRPEGMWLPEAAVDTDSLEMLVGEGIKFVLLAPHQALRLVSDGPVDVSKPYICRLPSGAEISLFFYDGELAREMAFGAALEDGRRLARRLSDRCSDRNGPALEHVAVDGETFGHHHRFGEMALAACLDELDRLPDVDLTVYGRFLEICPPKSEVEIVERSSWSCVHGVERWRSDCGCSDGGHPQWHQRWRAPMRNALESLQREVDELFQERGASLFSDPWAVRDRSERLYSKMFPSNRVAFLRDEAGRDLSFEEESLGLSLLEMERCSMLMFSSCGWFFDDICRIEAIQVLRYAAKVLDLTERLGKSGLRKPFLEALEKAPSNVPELGDGSRIFSFFVEPASMDLPRVAAHVALYRLFDLDPGETEFPLISVKDGTVCRCSSEGEERFFGHMTVRSELTGRSMELLTLAIWWGGRRILCGALPITEGADPEVLLERVRLASNRDDRSVLGSIFGHRLYSLRHLFRDSRDRVVDEIKSRCEKRLALAVKDVVLRDENLLLLDGGESVPLRSAAKIFVDYRLNRELSTERPSYGDLLDLLSRSRRWGVQLDRERLEKTIRSRTVFLAMELERNEVDTDVVLEDMSGILDLMDRADAKVDLWPFQKALLELKERAENVDVRLLQRVGCSTGAATDRR from the coding sequence GTGAGCCGTTACGTCTGCATACATGGACATTTCTATCAGCCGCCGAGGGAAAATCCCTGGACCGGAGTTGTGGAGCGTCAGGAGACGGCTTCTCCCTGGCACGACTGGAACGAGAGGATCGCAGATCAGTGTTACGGTCCTTGCGGGGCCGCCAGATTGTTGGACGAAGAGGGTCGAATATTCGCTACCAGGAATTGCTACGGTTCCATGAGTTTCAACGTTGGCCCTACTCTGCTCGGTTGGCTTGAGGACCGTCGTCCTTGGATATATCGTTCCATATTGGAGGCGGATCGCATCGGTATCGAGAGGTTCGAGGGGCACGGTCCTGCCATCGCCCAGGTCTACGGCCACGCGATCCTTCCTTTGGCCTCCGAAAGGGACAGACGTACCCAGGTGGTGTGGGGAATATCCGATTTCGTCCGTCGTTTTCGTCGCCGTCCCGAGGGTATGTGGCTTCCCGAGGCGGCGGTGGATACCGACTCCCTGGAGATGTTGGTCGGTGAGGGGATCAAGTTTGTCCTGTTGGCACCTCATCAGGCCTTGCGTTTGGTTTCGGACGGACCTGTAGACGTCTCTAAACCCTATATATGCAGGCTCCCGAGCGGCGCGGAGATCTCCCTGTTTTTCTACGACGGAGAGCTAGCTCGGGAGATGGCTTTCGGAGCCGCCCTGGAGGACGGTCGAAGATTGGCTCGGAGGCTGTCGGATCGTTGCTCCGACCGGAACGGTCCTGCCCTTGAGCATGTAGCTGTGGACGGAGAGACCTTCGGACATCATCATCGCTTTGGCGAGATGGCTCTGGCAGCCTGCCTGGACGAGCTGGATCGTCTTCCCGACGTGGATTTGACGGTGTACGGCCGTTTTTTGGAGATATGTCCCCCAAAAAGCGAGGTCGAGATAGTCGAGAGGTCTTCGTGGAGCTGCGTCCATGGAGTGGAGCGTTGGCGTTCCGATTGCGGATGCTCCGACGGCGGACACCCTCAGTGGCATCAGCGTTGGAGGGCACCTATGAGGAATGCTCTGGAAAGCCTGCAGAGAGAGGTAGACGAGCTATTCCAGGAAAGAGGGGCGTCTCTTTTCTCCGATCCCTGGGCGGTTCGGGACCGATCGGAACGGCTGTATTCCAAGATGTTTCCTTCCAACAGGGTAGCCTTTCTTCGAGACGAGGCTGGGCGGGACCTTTCCTTCGAGGAGGAGTCTCTGGGGCTCTCTCTTCTCGAGATGGAGCGTTGTTCTATGTTGATGTTCTCCAGTTGCGGCTGGTTTTTCGACGATATCTGTCGAATAGAGGCGATCCAGGTTTTGCGGTATGCCGCCAAGGTGTTGGATCTGACCGAGAGATTGGGAAAATCAGGACTTCGCAAACCCTTCCTGGAGGCCTTGGAAAAGGCCCCGAGCAACGTTCCGGAGCTGGGAGACGGCAGCAGGATCTTTTCCTTCTTCGTGGAGCCCGCCTCGATGGACCTGCCGAGGGTGGCGGCTCACGTCGCTCTTTACCGCCTTTTCGATCTCGATCCCGGAGAGACCGAGTTTCCCTTGATCTCGGTGAAGGACGGCACTGTATGCAGATGTTCCTCCGAAGGGGAGGAACGGTTTTTCGGCCATATGACCGTTCGATCCGAGTTGACCGGCAGGTCCATGGAGCTGCTTACCCTGGCGATTTGGTGGGGAGGGCGCAGGATCCTGTGCGGAGCGTTGCCCATTACGGAGGGAGCCGACCCCGAGGTTCTGCTGGAACGTGTAAGGCTTGCCTCGAACCGTGACGATCGATCCGTTTTGGGGAGCATTTTCGGTCACAGACTCTACTCGTTGCGCCATCTGTTCCGGGATAGCCGGGACAGGGTGGTCGATGAGATAAAGAGTCGTTGCGAGAAAAGGCTTGCTTTGGCGGTGAAAGATGTGGTTCTTAGGGACGAGAACCTCCTTCTGCTGGACGGAGGAGAGTCCGTTCCCCTTCGCTCCGCTGCTAAAATTTTTGTCGATTATCGGTTGAATCGCGAGTTGTCCACTGAGAGGCCTTCCTACGGGGATCTGCTCGACCTGCTTAGCAGGTCCCGCCGGTGGGGTGTTCAGTTGGACAGGGAGCGGCTGGAGAAAACGATCAGGTCAAGGACGGTCTTCCTGGCTATGGAGCTGGAGCGGAACGAGGTGGATACCGACGTCGTGTTGGAGGATATGTCAGGCATTCTGGATCTTATGGATCGTGCCGACGCCAAGGTGGATCTGTGGCCCTTTCAGAAAGCCCTGTTGGAGCTGAAGGAAAGGGCCGAAAACGTGGATGTTCGTTTGCTTCAGAGGGTTGGCTGTTCCACCGGGGCCGCGACGGATCGCAGATAG
- the malQ gene encoding 4-alpha-glucanotransferase — translation MRRSALLLHISSLPSPWGVGDMGPEAHRLVRSLVRRGLNWQTLPMNETSEAFGHSPYSPISAFAGNRLFISPELMAEDGWIDESDLPPRLPIGSADFEGALKIRKNLLEKAWQKNREDMGFSRFKESERHWLEDYCFFRSLKRRFAMEPWHRWPEPYRLRNESAMAEISEELSDEMDLLAFGQYIFFRQQRTLHRLCADEGLELIGDMPIYVIHDSPDVWAHPKLFQLDKDLRPSAVAGVPPDYYSEDGQLWGNPLYDWDRHLLDEFAWWMSRLRHALELYDRIRIDHFRGLVGYWSVPADETTAKKGNWVETPSERFFETLRIHFPSMPFLAEDLGVITPDVREAMEYLDIPGMAVLQFAFDGDTGSSPYTPHNHVPSMAVYTGTHDNDTTAGWFSTLGEDSLNRLESYVGRKLDEKSAPEALIRMALGSVAELAVVPAQDLLELGTETRMNRPSLKDGNWRWRLNEEGIPEPKLDRLGHLIEIYGRKKERE, via the coding sequence ATGAGAAGATCGGCGTTGCTTCTCCACATATCGTCCCTACCGTCGCCCTGGGGCGTGGGGGACATGGGACCGGAGGCCCACAGACTGGTGCGGTCCCTCGTCCGACGTGGGCTCAACTGGCAGACACTGCCTATGAACGAGACATCGGAGGCTTTCGGACATTCGCCCTACAGCCCCATATCGGCCTTTGCGGGCAACCGGTTATTCATAAGCCCGGAACTCATGGCCGAGGACGGATGGATAGATGAAAGCGACCTACCCCCGAGACTTCCGATCGGATCGGCAGACTTTGAGGGAGCCTTGAAGATAAGGAAAAACCTCCTCGAAAAAGCCTGGCAAAAAAACAGGGAGGACATGGGATTCTCCCGATTCAAGGAATCCGAACGGCACTGGCTGGAGGACTACTGCTTCTTTCGATCTCTGAAAAGACGTTTCGCCATGGAGCCATGGCACCGCTGGCCCGAGCCCTATCGCCTCAGGAACGAATCGGCCATGGCCGAGATATCGGAAGAGCTGAGCGACGAGATGGATCTTTTGGCCTTCGGACAATACATCTTCTTCCGCCAACAGAGAACCCTTCACAGGCTCTGCGCCGACGAGGGATTGGAGCTGATAGGGGACATGCCCATATACGTGATCCACGACAGTCCCGACGTATGGGCTCATCCGAAGCTGTTCCAGCTGGACAAAGACCTTCGTCCATCCGCCGTAGCGGGGGTTCCTCCGGACTACTACAGCGAAGACGGACAGCTATGGGGTAACCCCCTCTACGACTGGGATCGACATCTTCTGGACGAATTCGCATGGTGGATGAGTCGACTTAGACACGCCCTGGAGCTTTACGACAGAATCCGGATAGACCACTTCAGGGGATTGGTGGGCTACTGGTCCGTCCCGGCAGACGAGACTACCGCAAAGAAGGGAAACTGGGTGGAGACTCCGTCGGAAAGGTTCTTCGAAACCCTGAGGATACACTTTCCCTCCATGCCCTTCCTGGCCGAGGATCTGGGAGTGATAACCCCCGACGTGAGGGAGGCCATGGAATATCTGGATATCCCTGGAATGGCGGTGCTGCAGTTCGCCTTCGACGGAGACACAGGTTCCTCTCCCTACACCCCTCACAACCACGTACCGTCCATGGCGGTATATACAGGGACCCACGACAACGACACCACCGCAGGGTGGTTCTCAACGTTGGGAGAGGACAGCCTTAACAGGCTGGAATCCTACGTAGGCAGAAAGCTTGACGAAAAATCCGCCCCGGAGGCCCTGATAAGGATGGCCCTGGGATCGGTAGCGGAACTGGCTGTCGTTCCGGCCCAGGACCTTCTGGAACTCGGAACGGAGACCAGGATGAACCGTCCTTCCCTGAAGGACGGCAACTGGCGGTGGAGACTGAACGAAGAGGGAATACCAGAACCCAAACTGGACCGCCTGGGACATCTGATAGAAATATACGGGAGAAAGAAAGAGAGGGAATGA